ATATGTTAGGTTTTGGAGGCCACATAGGTCTCTGTggaattttgtttggtttctaaacaatcctttaaaaaaaataaaaaccattttgGTCTTGAACCACATTTGTCCCCAGCCATAGCTTGCTTACCTTGATTTAGATTTGTCTGAAATCACTTCACATTATTCTAGGTATAATCTTAAGAATCCTTTATCACAGAGAAATATGAATGAAGTGTGTTTCTTTTGGTAAACATGTCACATGGCTTTCCAACTGAGAAGCGTTATAAACTAACAATAAACACTAAATACTGAAAGTCAATTCCAATTTGTTTTTCACATGGATTTACCCATATGTGCAACTAAAAGCACCAAGAGAgatcatatttttttctagttagtCTTAGTTCTTTATAAACTTGAGCAGTGACAGTTCAAGTCTGAACCTCAGTTGACACATCTATAGATTATGCTATCTCATGTATAAGAATGTGATATTATAAAGAGTGGGTTAGGGTTATAATGTCACATCTATGATGGTACTGTTCAGTCTCCTAAACATGGTCTTCTGAATTAATACTGTGTTATACTTCATGTTTTTGATCCTCACAATTATATGAGGTAGGCAGGACAGATAGTCTCTGAACATTAGTTCGGGttaaagtgaaataatttgaccAGGTTCACACTGTTAGGAAATGATGTTGCCAGAAGTAAAGCCTAGTAGTATTTTGGGACTACTATTCCAGGTATCTATCTGTGTTGCTTACCAGAATGTCcaggaaaattttttaatttcctatctCTTTTTGCAGCATAGGAAAAGGAGACATACActaatttctcttccttcctaacATTGGAAATATTTTGTGATCTATACTAGGGCTTAGCAAATATTGTCTCTGTCACAGATACTCAACTCTGCCCTTGTAGTAACAGCAGAGCTATGTTCCTATACTTCATAAAACTGGTAGTCAGTTGGGTTTGGCTGTGGGCCATAGTTGGCTAAGCCCTGATCTGTGTGCCATCCCAGATAAATCCATTAGATTTCTTGTCTCTCATATGAAATTTAAATGACTTAAGGTCTccagacaaataacccaatatgAGATTGCCATCATAATAACTGAGTACACTAGGGAAATTTAAATTGACAAATTTTTTTACTTAGTATTGTCCTTCTTACAACAGCTTCAACAGACTCCCCTGCTGCTACGGTTGACCCGGAAACAATAACACTAAACAGTGGAACACTACAGACGTTTGAGATTCTTCCAGTGAGTAATACTTCACAAAGTAGATGTTGGCCGTGTTTATGCACATCAGTTTTAGAAATGTTATCATACAAGTAAATGAGCTGTAAAAGTTAACATGACTGGCACTAACTGCAACTATGTCCATGATTTTGAGGCTAGATGGTTGGAAGATGACATAAATCATACTTTCAGTTTTATAATTAATCTTTTTCTTCATATGTATATAAACCGGTAGTATGCTCTTTTTATATATGAAAAGGGCAGTGTTAATGAGTAGGGTGCACGCTTTGGATTTGTATTGAGTTATAAAAAACGTAACCAAAAAGTTCACACTGATTGAGAAAAAGGTTGTGGAATGAATTGTTCAATAATATTGATTGTATAAACACTGCACTAACCCTTGGGGAGGCTATTTAAAAGTCCCAATCCTCAATGGTGTTAGCTACCTTAGAAAAGAATCATGCAGTCCctgaaaaagttaaatattttgttACTGTATGACCTACCAAAACTAACCCCAGGCAAACCTAAGAGAAATCAAAACCTGTCCACAGTGTAAACTTGTATGTGAACGTCCACATtcataataaatggaaacaagccAAATTTGTCCATCCACTGATAAACGGGTAAGTAAAATGTGCTATAGCCATACAATGATCCAGCAGTAAAAAGGAGTGAAGTACTGATACTGCTACAACAGGATGAACCTTGAAAGATGCTGAGTAAAGGAACTAGACATAAAGTGCCATGTAGTATTTTGTGACTCCCATTTATATAAACTGTCCAAGGTAGGCAAACATAGAAAACATGAAGTACATTCATAGCTGTGTATTCTGAGAGGTTCTGGGGAGAAATGGGGCGTGATTGGAATGGGGTTTCTGTTGGAGGGTGATGGAAATTTTTCTTCACAAGTCCCAGTTCTTGCCCTGCCTTCTAAAATAAGTCAACCCAGAATTAGCTCATTTCTTGGGAGAGAAGATAGagattttatttgaattatttatgTGCTGGGAAGAACATAAGGGTATGAATGCAAGAATTTATTATAATCCCTCTCCACAGCCAGATCTCACAGTGATGGACAACATAGCAAAAGGTTCTTTTGGAAGAACTTTGGAACCTTTACTAGCAGCTTACTTAACCTAAGCCTGTTTCCTGGTCTAGTGGTCTCCAAAATAGAGGTGTTTAAGGAAACTGTTTTTCACAGGTGGAAAACAGAACCTTTTTTCCCCCAGCCTCTTCCCTCGCTGTGGCCAAATTAacaatatatgcacatatatttggGATATGTGTTCAGGTTTTTACTTTTGAGGTCACAAATTATTTAGAGACTTCTGTCCTAATTTATTAATAAGGGTAAATAAAAAAGGATAATAGTGCCTGAACTTCAAAAAATTATGAAcattaatgtatttaaatatttactaagtacaTGTATacaacatatatgtacatatgaagTATTTACTGCCACTGCCTGACCATATGTGATTAATAAGTACAACCTTTAGGAAAcagcttcacttttttttttcttttttttcttggtatcattaatctacaattacatgaagaacactatgtctaccaggctccccccttcaccaagtcccccccacaaaccatactacagtcaccgtccatcagcgcaGCAAGATGACgcagaatcaccacttgtcttctctgtgttgcacagtcctccccgggcacccacacacacactatacatgctaattgtaatgcgccctttctttttctccacccttatccctcccttcccacccatcctccccagtccctttccctttggtaactgttagtccattcttgggttctgtgattctcctgctgttttgttccttcagtttttgtttgttcttatactccacatatgagtgaaatcatttggtatttgtctttctcctcctggcttatttcactgagcataataccctctagctccatccatgttgttgcaaatggtaggatctgttttcttcttatggctgaataatattccattgtgtatatgtaccatatcttctttatccattcatctactgatggacacttaggttgcttccatttcttggctattgtaaatagtgctacggtaaacataggggtgcatctgtctttttcaaactgggctgctgcattcttagggtaaattcctagaagtggaattcctgggtcaaatggtatttctattttgagctctttgaggaacctccatattgctttccacagtggttgaattaCAATCAGCTTCACTTTTagagagggaggaaagaaatTGAGTGCCCACTGTGTCAGTCTTTACAACCCTTCCCATGAGAGAGGTAGTTAGTATCCCCATTTAACAATAAGGAAACATAGATTCAGTGAGTCAGTACCCAGGAGCACTGTTGTAGCTGAAGTACATTAAGACCACATCAGACTAAAGAACAGGCCGTGTGACTTCAACCTCCAGCTCTTCTATAAgtacaaataattttttcctttaggGTGTTAGGATAACAAAGTCAATTATTTAGAAGCTTATGGCTATTAAAAGTATATTGGTGAATAGttatactttctttaaaaaaccaCATAagataaatgtattttctttttcccagaacATTGTACTTCTGTATTTTTGCTCttgatataaaaaattattttaaattatactatGAAAAAGTCAGTTTAAGTAAGTAAACACTGCTGTAGTACCTTTTCAAAAATGTGAggtttttgtgttatttttttaactggGAGAATGCCAGTTTGTGTGTGCCACAGGGAAGAGTAAAGGGGAAGACTGGGTGTACCTGGTTACTGCACTGGGGGCAGTGACTTAGGCGTCCATGTCTTGGTGCCTAAAATAAAGAGCTGAGACCAGACCACGGTAGTGGAGGATAGAGAGCAGGATAGAGGCCTTGTCTCTCTTATTAAACCCGAGGTGGAATAATACCTTAGTCAAGAATGTTATACCCTTCATTTTAGTACTTGTTCACACCTTCACAATTGATAAGGAAATTTGTGCTAATAAATTATAAAGTCCCCTGTTTGGGATGTAAAGCTAGACTTAATGAGTACTAGTGAGTGTACTTAGTAGTCTGTTGTACCTGTGttgatcttatttttctttttcctttagtcTTTCCATTTACAACCCACTGGCACGCCAGGCACCTACCTACTTCAGACAAGCTCAAGCCAAGGCCTTCCCCTAACTCTGACTGCTAGTCCCACAGTAACCCTGACAGCTGCTGCTCCTGCTTCTCCTGAACAGATCATTGTTCATGCTTTATCTGTATGTTACCTTActtgatttttccagtttttgtagAGAAGATTGGCTAACCATTAAGTGTCAGAGATGACAGGATGTCTTCTAGTTTTTACTGATATGGGAGAACCCACTTGCCTTCAGTAACAATATTTctacaatgaaaaaaatgattttgtttaAGTTCAGTTCAAGTATTTGAGTACCTGTTAGGGACCAGGATTAGTTGATagaaaatataagagctaaaataaCACAATCCATTCATTTAAACAATTTTTCCCACCAATGTCCCAGGAGCAGTAATTTACACCACCCTCTGTCTTCACTGGGGTTTATCCCTCATCCCGTGTCTCCTAACATGAGATGGCCTGATATTAAGAGAGCAAAGGCCCCGTGGGTAAAGAGCAGGCTTCTTGAAAAATAGTGGTAAGAATACTGCCATTCCAGAGGTGAGACATATGGGAAGGGATGGTAGGATACCACCTATGTCATTTGGTGCTTAGAACTCAAGTCTGGTAGGTACTTTTCCCTTTTGCTATTGATcgttttctttaacattttataGCCAGAACATTTGTTGAACACAAGTGACAACGTCACAGTGCAGTGTCACACACCAAGAGTCATCATTCAGACTGTTGCCACAGAGGATATCACTTCTTCCATATCCCAAGCAGAACTGACAATAGATAGTGATATTCATTCTTCTGACTTTCCTGAGCCTCCAGATGCCCTAGAAGCAGACACTTTCCCAGATGAAATTCATCAGCCCAAGATGACTGTAGAGCCATCATTTAATGATGCTCATGTATCCAAATTCAGTGACCAAAATAGCACAGAACTGATGAATAGTGTTATGGTCAGAAGTGAAGAAATCTCTGACACCAACCTTAAACAAGAGGAGGAGTCACCTTCTCCTTTAGCCCGTGTATATGTCACTGAGGTAAGTTCATTCACAGAACAGCCTCTGGGTTGTGGGCCTTGAGTCTCAAACCTGCAGTTTACAAAGAATCTAGAAATAACTTACGGGGGATGACCTCTGGTATCATTTTtcttcacatacacacaaagtGCGAACCCCTGCCTGTGGCCTCATAAGTACCAGTGAACCAGCAGTGTTGCTCTCCTCCCAGTTGCTCACGAAAGCCTTTCCCTCTCTACCTCGAAAAGATGGAAGCATTTTCCTGAGGATGGTTAATAATTGACGCTTGTGATTCAGCTTAGGAACCTTAACTCCCAGTGTAACCACATGGTTTCTTCTTTATTCAGGGGACCTATAACTGAATTTGTTCTTTAAGGCTTTTGGTTAATACTTCGTAGAGTATGAGGTAATTACTTTTGTCCATTTTAAGacctttcatttctttatattctaGTTTTTACATGGAATAATGTTTGAAAGTTAAGTCTTTTCAAACCTAAATATATTTGGGATCTTAAAACTCAGAAGGAATGAGTCagaatctcattttttaaattatttaggaTTTAGAGTCACCTACCATAGAAGATCAAGTTGCTCAAAGGACAATTGATGATGAAACAATACTTATTGTTCCTTCACCACATGGCTTTATCCAGGCATCTGACGTTATAGATACCTTGCCTCTGACAACTCTAACAGGTACTGTAATACAACTACTCCATCACGTGCCTGGTCAGTCTTAAGGGAAGAATCAGGCAGCTATTTAATTCAGTTGTTTTACTCTTTGTTGATCCAACAGGAAAGATTTTAGTCATGTTAGAATTTATACTTTGGTAGAATACTTAGTCTAAATTCTTGACATGGATTAgagaatatatacatttatatatacatttaaaattgaCTTGAAATTCAAACTCATTACAGATCCCATACTCCAACATCATCAAGAAGAATCAAATATTATTGGATCATCATTGGGCAGTCCTGTTTCAGAAGACTCAAAGGATGTTGAGGATTTGGTACATTGTCATTAGGTAATTTCTTAGAAACAGGTGGTTCAGGCAAAGAAGCCACACTGTTCATTATAACATCTccaaagaaatgggagcaaccccCAATAGGCTTAATTTTACCATTCCTCTAGCTTTTAAATAGCTACAGTGCTTAAGCCACATACAGTGTTGCTGCTATGACTTTTTACctcttttatatgtatatatatatatatatatatacatcatcCGAGGTCTGGTCTTACACAGTGTGTAGTTAAGGTGAGTGTGGGGATCTTGACTGCCAAGATTCCTGTGACTAGTGTTACTTGTCAGCAGGGAGTTTCATTCACTTTAAAATCACTGAAGTTTACTATTTTAAAAGCAGTGATAGTCATCTCTAAAGATCAGGCATGGCTGCCCCCTATCCAGTCTCACGTAGGCCTGCTTTTATTTACAGAGGTCATATCAACAGGGTCTAGACCTTACCAGTGACCTTTTCTTCAACAGAATTAAATATTGTTAGTTTGAGACTTGACCAGGATACAAGTACAGAGACGTAGGTGATGACTGTATAGCAGTTATTTCTTGGTTTACCCACTGGTGACAGTGGGAGCTGACTGAGGCTGGGTGAAGAGGAAAGCATTAAAAAGGTTAAAATTCACTAcagttttttattacttttaaaggGATCGTGGATGAGAGTTGTAACAAAACTCACCAGAAGCTGAGTTTTCTACCCCCTCAGAACCCACTGTCAACAGTTTACAAAGTTTAGCACTTTgaagtaaaataaaactaaataggAAAGGCAGTAAAGTTGCCTATCCTATAACATGACCATTTCTTACATGTTTTGCTATGTGAAATACCCAGAAAATAGTTGAGGAGGTTATCAGAATTTGCTGTTCACTTAGTGCATTAGCTGGTGGGGTGTGATACAACTTTTCCCTCTCAGGCAGTTAAAAGATTTGCTTCTGTAATGGAAGGAAACAAATCAAGAGTCATTCCTATATTAGAGAAGGTTAAGCCAAAACTAGCCTCTAGGGCTTTAATGAAAATAGCCCCTATAGAAAAGTCACAAAAAAActtgtataaattattttatttattattgtaaTTAGATCTTTACAATCAAAGTTGTCTTTTCACCATCTGTGTTTTGTTAATGTGAAATTACATTGTACTTATAAGCAAAAGTTGGTTGCCTAGGGAACAATTATATATTCAgtttaacagaaataaaagaatatttgtcTTAAAATGCAAGATTGTTTGGTACATAGCCTTTCACCATGCAtacattataaaaatttttattttcgaAAGTGAAAATTACTTGTGCTGTTTGAGCTTTAAGGGTTGGAATGTTGAAGTATAACATCAGCTCCTTAAATGTTTACCCCACAAGAGGGAATTTAGATTTACAGTTAACATGAAAATCATGTACCAGATGTCTGCAGGAATTCTTCAGCAGTCCTTATCCAGCTTCTCTTCACAGTCCTAATACATATAGCTTTGAAAAGACCTGGTAAGGACTTCTCCTTGGCAGCCTCACTTTCCCACATCATGGAAGTACAGGTTCGCACATATACATAACATGATGATAGAAAATAAGATATAGTAAATGAGATTTCTAAATTTCGGTTCTAAGTCTCCTTGTCGATACCAGTAGATCTAAAAGAAGAAGAATTAAAAGTCTTAAGTAATTACCACTGGGCTgagtattaaaaattttaaatacaactAATTCTTTCTCCACTATGAACGATTTGATGTGTATATACCTTTTTCCCTAAGAAGTGTTTAATTCTTAGTTATGATTCAAGTAGTACCAACTGATTTTCCACATCGAAGTTATATTTCTCAGTTAACTTTGTTCTATGTTCAAACCAATAGAGTCCACCAATCATTTGGCAAGCCATCCAATAAAAGATACAACTTTTAGATATTAGAAGGAAGGATTACTTTTAAATTTGCATGACTGATTCAGACTGCCAATACAAAGTAAGGCTCACTATGCATACATCTGGCTTACAGACTAGATGAGTCTTAGCTGCCTCTGGCTTccggctgggggtgggaggagagctCCTCTGGCAGCCCTGCTCCAAAGGCTCCCAAAGGGGGACGAGCCAGTGTTCCCTCAGGTCAGAGAGCAGAAGCAGTGAATTCAAAACTTCGAGATGTCCCCTGGTTTAATTTTAGTTCAGATAAGCACATTACTATTATGATTTTTACAGTTTTAGTTGTGATTCTGCctctcaaaggaaatgaaacagcCAACTAATGACTGACTGAATACTTGGTAAACACCCAACTGAGGATCCACCACCTTTATTTCATTACCTAACAGGCTTCTTTTATAGTAAAATTGAATGTTCCTATGACAAGAATACAACTGTAGCTTTAAACTAGACTAATTCTGTGATTAAAAGAAATCCAGCATGCTGTATGTCTTCCCGTAAGAGCAGTAATGGCATTTCCCAAAGCCTAATGGACCCTGGATGTAGGTCTTAAAGGAAGATGAACTAAGTAAATTACATCAAATCTTTGGCCACCCAagtcttctacttttttttttggttatcaagGGAACAGAGTTTACCTTTAGGTTTAACTTTGAGATTTAGAAGAAAAGCAAACTCAGATTCAAAACACTAGCAATTAATAATGAGAATTCTGACATCCTTTGGGGGAAGAAAGGTATAATTAGAGATACCCTTTTCATAGAGACCCAGGGCTGACAATCTGTTCTAAACACTGCAACCTTCATCCCTCAAGGATACTCAAGTCCTAAAGAGTACTCACAAGTATGCAGGCAGTAATACTACTCAAAGAAATGCAGACAGCAAAAAATATATTCAGTGGTTTTGGAGGTAGTTGAGGGAAAACAAAAGCACTGATCAGCGTTACCTGTGTGAAGAGAAATTACGTCAGGCCTCAGGAGTGATTCTAAGACTCAGCTGTCTGAAATCTCTACAGATAATGAACCAAGTCATTTGACTTGTACTACTACTTTCACTTATTCAGCTGGGAGGTGAGGGTGAAAATCAGGTTAGCTAGTCCAGGCAACAACTGCAGTTTTAAGTGGTCATAAAATCAAAGCATTAACTATGACTGGAATACTTGACATCCTCAGGTACTGACCCCTTTTTAAGTGGGGTTTGTCTGGGTTTTTTGGAGAGTGAATTGAATCACTAAAGTTTTCAAAACTGGCAAAGAGCCTAGGTGAGATACAAAACAAAGGTACTTACTAGAATCAGTAAGGATGTTAAGCTGCCAACAACTAAATTGATGATTCGATCCTGCAAGAGAAAAGAGTTTTTGAGCCATATGATCTACCCATGGCACtttcagaaaaataacaaatgccAGGCATTGGGCTGATTTAGCAAGAAGAAACCAAGCTTCTCTCTGAGccttacacatacatacacaactgCAAAGGCCAAGTGTACTAAGCCACTTTGGGAAGACGGGGACAACTTGCCAGATGTTTCTTGAAGGAACAGGACACTTACACTGGTGTTTCTGAAGACTCAGAAGGACTTATTGGGAGAAGGGAGGCTTACAAATAACCCATGTGCTGCTGGGAACTACATGGGTGGAAGCAAAGGGACAGGAACACTGGGATGACCAGACACCAAGCTAGAGGATGCCAAGTGCCATCATGAGGTGTTCTTGTTGAATGTAATATAAAGTGGATGCTAACGCTGGAAGGGATCACGGAATGCCAAGCCTGAAGACAGTCTCAGACCATCTAGTCCGTTCTTTTTACAACTTATTTAATAGTACAactcttcaataaataaataaaagtacagtcaCCTGAATGAGGAGCCTGGGTCCTATTCACTGAGCTTGTCATTCTTGTCCTGACCCCATCCAACTCCAGTCAGGTTTGAAAAACTTCTTAGCCAATCCTAATTTTACAGGTTAAAGTAAATTTAGGTCCTGAGAGTATGGTTGAATTCAGTGTTTGAAGTCATATAGCCAGTTAGAAGAAACTTTGAAATGGGATTCCTAAATCAAGGTCATTGGTTCGATAAAGCTTCAGTGacttaaaaagttattttcagaGCTTACAGAATAAGGTAATAATGGTTAAAGACCTGATTAAGAAACACTTAAGGCCAATAAGAATATCAATAGCTTTATTTCTGAGGAATCAAAGCTAACTGATGACTCAATAATCTTAAAGATTGGTAACATCTGCATACACAACTGCCAGATGTGGGATGTGACCAGCCAATAAAAAGCTCAGAGAAGGGAAGATCACACAAACCAGAGCAGAGCTGCAACTGGACACTCATTTCCAAGTTGCCAGCATTTAGAGGCAAGAATCCAAAGAGTCAGACAGGCAAAGGTGGGAGGGAAGAGTGAAAGCTGCATAATGTATTCTATTGGGTGTGCCTGATCTAACCAGGGACAAACCACTCTCCAGACGGAGGCCATGGCAATTGAAATGTCACATGGGACAAAGGAAACTGAACTCCAGGTACACCTTCACTGAACCAGGACTCAGAACAGAACAGGTCTCATCAGCTGAAGCTAGGGCAGCCTACACAGCACACCAAGGGAGTCTGAAATGACAACCATCTGTTAGGGAGGAGACCCAGGGGCAAATCACTGATGACTACTCCCATACAAGACAAATGTGTGTGCCTCACTGTCTTTGTCTTATGAAAAAGGCTCAACTAAGCTCCTCAGGTGGATTCTAAGAAGTCAGGAATGTCTGCTCCCATCTCTTTATGAGCTCCTGGGATTTGCAACAGAAGTTTACGGAGGTCAGCACCTCACAACTGCCAGTGGAAAGGTTCAGGTGAGAGGCAGCCAAGAAGAATCACTAATAGCCAAACCACATCAAGTTGCCAACCAGGATCAAAGCAGGCGGGAAATTGGTGATGGGACAGTAACTATGCCAAGAGCTGATACATTCTGTTAAAAAATCCTGGGATGAAATGGTATGACTATTTTACAAGTGACAAAAACAGTGCATTCAAACTTACCTGTTGATGGAATGAACAAACTCAGGTTATTTCTACTTCTCTAGCTAGTCTCTCTTAATTCAGATAATTTCTCACAGAAACTAGCACTGTCTCTCCTGTTTATTACTACCCTATATCCACCAAACTGTTCTCCCTTCCCAGAATTTAAAACCTGTACTGCTGCTTGTTTTCACTCTCCAAGGAAGCTTGACAGATCATAATCAGCCTTGATCCTGACCCACAGAGAGGACAGGCTAGGGAATTAGGATATCCTTTCCAAAGACAATACTCTGCAAAAGGTTGAAAGACAGTCTTAACTCATACATGCATAAACATACACACAgccctatatatacatataagcaCATAAATTTGCCCAGTTTAAAGAGGAATTCTGCATACATTACTTCATTCATTGAAACATCATCtcaattgtacctcaataaaactgaaaaaaattactatattCCAGATGCAAATATAACAATGAATAAAACTCTTTACCCTCCAGAAGTTTACACATTCGGAGCTCAAGAGGGCactagggagaaaggaaggaggtaccctgggcagccagagagagactgTCAGAGAAAGTCAGACCTGAAAGAGGACTATCAGATAAACAAGAGGCAAAGAGAAGGTGCTTTATGAAGAAGGGGCTTGCA
This is a stretch of genomic DNA from Manis pentadactyla isolate mManPen7 chromosome 7, mManPen7.hap1, whole genome shotgun sequence. It encodes these proteins:
- the TMEM243 gene encoding transmembrane protein 243, whose product is MEDFSTRTYGTRGLDNRPLFGETSAKDRIINLVVGSLTSLLILVTLISAFVFPQLPPKPLNIFFAVCISLSSITACILIYWYRQGDLEPKFRNLIYYILFSIIMLCICANLYFHDVGK